One stretch of Corvus hawaiiensis isolate bCorHaw1 chromosome 1, bCorHaw1.pri.cur, whole genome shotgun sequence DNA includes these proteins:
- the MRPS12 gene encoding 28S ribosomal protein S12, mitochondrial isoform X2, with protein sequence MSLRAALRTAASLPRCSPRLLLPSLPPPPPSAAMATLNQMHRQGRPAPPPRKLGPTLGRPQIKGVVLKNLIRKPKKPNSANRRCVRVRLSTGREVIAFVPGEGHNLQEHHVVLVQGGRTQDLPGVKLTVVRGKYDCAHVQAKK encoded by the exons ATGTCGCTCCGCGCCGCGCTCAGGACCGCGGCCTCGCTGCCCCGATGCA GTCCgcggctgctccttccctcgCTGCCGCCCCCTCCTCCATCCGCCGCCATGGCCACTCTGAACCAGATGCACCGGCAgggccgccccgcgccccctccccgcaAACTGGGGCCCACCCTGGGCCGCCCCCAGATAAAGGGGGTGGTGCTGAAGAACCTGATCCGAAAGCCCAAGAAGCCGAACTCGGCGAACCGCCGGTGTGTACGGGTGCGTCTCAGCACAGGCCGCGAGGTAATCGCCTTCGTGCCCGGCGAGGGCCACAACCTGCAGGAGCACCACGTTGTGCTGGTGCAGGGTGGGCGCACCCAGGACCTGCCCGGCGTCAAACTCACCGTGGTGCGTGGAAAGTACGACTGCGCCCACGTGCAGGCGAAGAAATGA
- the SARS2 gene encoding serine--tRNA ligase, mitochondrial, with amino-acid sequence MAACRALLAAGRAAGVGGRRGAAGSAAGPGPAPGAGAGDGAGPVAGRSRLYEHVREGLSARPQLDVTALSERDVERRRGSLGGAALREIVRTWSRLGQVRDSIARLEAEKGLVAQGVREILASHDKAAAKTLPELAALRERGRSLRGQLRVLEAEASDLEQRFYLGALQLPNRTHPAVPVGDQSQARLLEVAGEKPVFDFKPKGHLELGEGLDIIRQKRLSHVSGHRSYYLCGAGALLQHALITFTLRKLLSKGFLPMTVPDLLRGAVFEGCGVQPSANPSPVYTIDPARFEDLCLAGTSEVGIAGYFMDHAVQLQDLPVRVVCSSTCYRAETDTGREPWGLYRVHQFTKVEMFGVTAAECGTESEELLEEFLGLQKEIFSELGLHYRVLDMPTEELGLPAYRKFDIEAWMPGRGKFGEISSASNCTDYQSRRLNIMYSGEGGRLRHAHTVNGTACAVSRMLIALLECNQLRDGRVQVPPVLQPLVGQEVLARPPAPLLRYIGPNQPGGGPPEQGGVP; translated from the exons ATGGCGGCGTGCCGGGCACTGCTGGCTGCGGGCCGCgcggcgggggtgggcgggcggcgcggggccgcggggagcGCTGCCGGCCCGGGGCCCGCTCCCGGAGCCGGTGCGGGGGACGGAGCCGGGCCCGTGGCGGGGCGGAGCCGCCTGTACGAGCACGTGCGGGAGGGGCTGAGCGCGCGGCCGCAGCTCGACGTGACCGCGCTCAGCGAGCGCGACGTGGAGCGGCGGCGCGGTTCGCTGGGGGGCGCTGCGCTCCGGGAGATC GTGCGGACGTGGTCGCGGCTGGGGCAGGTCCGGGACAGCATCGCCCGGTTGGAGGCTGAGAAGGGGCTCGTGGCCCAGGGGGTCCGCGAGATTCTG gCCTCCCACGACAAGGCGGCGGCCAAGACG CTCCCAGAATTGGCAGCgctgcgggagcggggccggagtCTCCGGGGGCAGCTCCGGGTGCTCGAGGCTGAGGCATCTGACCTGGAGCAGAGATTTTACCTGGGGGCCCTGCAGTTGCCCAACAGAACCCACCCTGCTGTG CCTGTTGGGGATCAGAGTCAGGCCCGGCTGCTTGAGGTGGCTGGTGAGAAACCAG TGTTTGATTTCAAGCCAAAGGGACacctggagctgggggaggggctggacATCATCCGGCAAAA GCGCCTGTCCCACGTGTCGGGCCATCGCTCCTATTACCTGTGCGGGGCTggggccctgctccagcacgccCTCATCACCTTCACCCTGCGGAAGCTGCTCAGCAAG GGTTTCCTGCCCATGACGGTGCCGGACCTGCTGCGCGGAGCCGTTTTT GAGGGCTGTGGGGTCCAGCCCAGCGCCAACCCCTCCCCAGTTTACACCATCGACCCCGCGCGCTTTGAGGATCTGTGCCTGGCCGGGACCTCGGAGGTCGGAATTGCAG GGTATTTCATGGACCATGCGGTGCAGCTGCAGGACCTGCCTGTCAG GGTTGTGTGTTCCAGCACCTGCTACCGTGCCGAGACCGACACTGGCCGGGAGCCCTGGGGGCTCTACCGTGTCCACCAGTTCACCAAG gtGGAGATGTTTGGGGTGACGGCAGCCGAGTGCGGGACGGAGAgcgaggagctgctggaagagttcctggggctccagaaggAGATTTTCTCGGAGCTGGGGCTCCATTACCG CGTTCTGGACATGCCCACGGAGGAGTTGGGGCTCCCCGCCTACCGCAAGTTCGACATTGAGGCCTGGATGCCCGGACGGGGCAAATTTGGGGAG ATTTCCAGTGCTTCCAACTGCACCGATTACCAGAGCCGGCGGCTGAACATCATGTACAGCGGGGAGGGGGGCCGGCTGCGCCACGCCCACACG GTGAATGGCACCGCCTGCGCCGTGTCCCGCATGCTCATCGCGCTCCTCGAGTGCAACCAGCTCCGG gacGGCCGTGTCCAGGTGCCCCCTGTACTGCAGCCGCTggtggggcaggaggtgctggccCGTCCCCCCGCCCCCCTCCTGCGTTACATCGGCCCCAACCAGCCGGGGGGGGGGCCCCCTGAACAGGGGGGGGTGCCCTGA
- the SIRT2 gene encoding NAD-dependent protein deacetylase sirtuin-2 isoform X3, translating to MADPDSAEGGGAGTGPGGGAPSPSAPVGDPPTVPAVPGAHEEEAEQDAEPPASDPEPGASADADSKNVVCMVGAGISTSAGIPDFRSPGTGLYSNLQSYNLPYPEAIFEIGFFKKHPEPFFALARELYPGQFKPTVCHYFMRLLQDKGLLLRCYTQNIDTLERVAGLDPELLVEAHGTFFTSHCLRPSCRQPYGLAWMRERIFSSLVPKCEKCQGLVKPDIVFFGENLPSRFFALLESDFKKVDLLLIMGTSLQVQPFASLISRVPTNTPRLLINKEKTGQSDPLMSLMGFGGMDFDSDKAYRDVAWLGDCDSGCLALAELLGWKEDLEELVRREHAAIDAKGEDKDGADPQKHWGDKDEGDPKKSLGDKVKTQRDPEKSLGNKEKAQSDPKKSLGEKAKAQNDPEKPWEGSKDPPHSMGGATQN from the exons ATGGCGGACCCGGACAGCGCcgagggcggcggggccgggacggGCCCGGGGGGCGGGGCTCCCTCTCCTTCGGCCCCCGTCGGTGACCCCCCCACTGTCCCCGCAGTTCCCGGTGCCCACGAGGAGGAGGCGGAGCAGGACGCTGAGCCTCCG GCCTCGGACCCCGAGCCGGGCGCTTCGGCCGACGCTGACA GTAAGAACGTCGTGTGCATGGTGGGCGCTGGCATTTCCACCT cCGCCGGGATCCCGGATTTCCGCTCCCCCGGCACCGGGCTGTACTCCAACCTGCAGAGCTACAACCTCCCCTATCCCGAGGCCATCTTCGAGATCGGTTTCTTCAAG AAACACCCAGAGCCCTTTTTCGCCCTCGCCCGTGAGCTCTACCCAGGGCAGTTCAAG CCCACAGTGTGTCACTACTTCATGCGGCTGCTGCAGGACAAAGGGCTCTTGCTGCGCTGCTACACCCAG AACATCGACACTCTGGAGAGGGTGGCGGGGCTGGACccggagctgctggtggaggCTCACGGCACCTTCTTCACGTCCCACTGCCTGCGGCCCTCGTGCCGCCAGCCCTACGGCCTGGCCTGGATGAGGG aGCGGATTTTTTCCTCCCTCGTTCCAAAATGTGAGAAATGCCAGGGGCTGGTGAAACCTG ACATTGTGTTTTTTGGGGAGAACCTCCCCTCACGCTTCTTCGCCCTCCTGGAGTCG GACTTTAAAAAAGTCGACTTGCTGCTCATCATGGGCACCTCGCTGCAGGTGCAGCCCTTCGCCTCCCTCATCAGCAG GGTCCCCACTAACACCCCAAGACTCCTGATCAACAAGGAGAAGACAGGGCAG AGTGATCCCCTGATGTCCCTGATGGGCTTTGGCGGGATGGACTTTGACTCAGACAAGGCCTACAG GGACGTGGCCTGGCTGGGGGACTGTGACAGCGGGTGCCTGGCTCTGGCTGAACTGTTAGGCTGGAAG GAGGACCTCGAGGAGCTGGTGCGGAGGGAACACGCGGCCATTGACGCCAAGGGGGAGGACAAGGACGGGGCGGACCCCCAAAAGCACTGGGGGGACAAGGATGAGGGGGACCCCAAAAAGAGCCTGGGGGACAAGGTGAAGACTCAAAGGGATCCCGAAAAGAGCCTGGGGAACAAGGAAAAAGCTCAAAGTGACCCCAAGAAGAGCCTGGGGGAGAAGGCCAAGGCTCAAAATGACCCTGAAAAGCCCTGGGAGGGCAGCAAGGACCCTCCCCATAGCATGGGGGGGGCAACCCAAAATTAA
- the SIRT2 gene encoding NAD-dependent protein deacetylase sirtuin-2 isoform X2: MADPDSAEGGGAGTGPGGGAPSPSAPVGDPPTVPAVPGAHEEEAEQDAEPPASDPEPGASADADMELLRTLLSRTLGLGGDKPEPVLDELSLQGVSRFLKSDRCKNVVCMVGAGISTSAGIPDFRSPGTGLYSNLQSYNLPYPEAIFEIGFFKKHPEPFFALARELYPGQFKPTVCHYFMRLLQDKGLLLRCYTQNIDTLERVAGLDPELLVEAHGTFFTSHCLRPSCRQPYGLAWMRERIFSSLVPKCEKCQGLVKPDIVFFGENLPSRFFALLESDFKKVDLLLIMGTSLQVQPFASLISRVPTNTPRLLINKEKTGQSDPLMSLMGFGGMDFDSDKAYRDVAWLGDCDSGCLALAELLGWKEDLEELVRREHAAIDAKGEDKDGADPQKHWGDKDEGDPKKSLGDKVKTQRDPEKSLGNKEKAQSDPKKSLGEKAKAQNDPEKPWEGSKDPPHSMGGATQN; this comes from the exons ATGGCGGACCCGGACAGCGCcgagggcggcggggccgggacggGCCCGGGGGGCGGGGCTCCCTCTCCTTCGGCCCCCGTCGGTGACCCCCCCACTGTCCCCGCAGTTCCCGGTGCCCACGAGGAGGAGGCGGAGCAGGACGCTGAGCCTCCG GCCTCGGACCCCGAGCCGGGCGCTTCGGCCGACGCTGACA TGGAGCTGCTGCGGACGCTCCTGTCCCGGACCTTGGGGCTCGGCGGGGACAAACCGGAGCCGGTGCTGGACGAGCTGAGCCTGCAGGGCGTGAGCCGCTTCCTGAAGAGCGACCGCT GTAAGAACGTCGTGTGCATGGTGGGCGCTGGCATTTCCACCT cCGCCGGGATCCCGGATTTCCGCTCCCCCGGCACCGGGCTGTACTCCAACCTGCAGAGCTACAACCTCCCCTATCCCGAGGCCATCTTCGAGATCGGTTTCTTCAAG AAACACCCAGAGCCCTTTTTCGCCCTCGCCCGTGAGCTCTACCCAGGGCAGTTCAAG CCCACAGTGTGTCACTACTTCATGCGGCTGCTGCAGGACAAAGGGCTCTTGCTGCGCTGCTACACCCAG AACATCGACACTCTGGAGAGGGTGGCGGGGCTGGACccggagctgctggtggaggCTCACGGCACCTTCTTCACGTCCCACTGCCTGCGGCCCTCGTGCCGCCAGCCCTACGGCCTGGCCTGGATGAGGG aGCGGATTTTTTCCTCCCTCGTTCCAAAATGTGAGAAATGCCAGGGGCTGGTGAAACCTG ACATTGTGTTTTTTGGGGAGAACCTCCCCTCACGCTTCTTCGCCCTCCTGGAGTCG GACTTTAAAAAAGTCGACTTGCTGCTCATCATGGGCACCTCGCTGCAGGTGCAGCCCTTCGCCTCCCTCATCAGCAG GGTCCCCACTAACACCCCAAGACTCCTGATCAACAAGGAGAAGACAGGGCAG AGTGATCCCCTGATGTCCCTGATGGGCTTTGGCGGGATGGACTTTGACTCAGACAAGGCCTACAG GGACGTGGCCTGGCTGGGGGACTGTGACAGCGGGTGCCTGGCTCTGGCTGAACTGTTAGGCTGGAAG GAGGACCTCGAGGAGCTGGTGCGGAGGGAACACGCGGCCATTGACGCCAAGGGGGAGGACAAGGACGGGGCGGACCCCCAAAAGCACTGGGGGGACAAGGATGAGGGGGACCCCAAAAAGAGCCTGGGGGACAAGGTGAAGACTCAAAGGGATCCCGAAAAGAGCCTGGGGAACAAGGAAAAAGCTCAAAGTGACCCCAAGAAGAGCCTGGGGGAGAAGGCCAAGGCTCAAAATGACCCTGAAAAGCCCTGGGAGGGCAGCAAGGACCCTCCCCATAGCATGGGGGGGGCAACCCAAAATTAA
- the SIRT2 gene encoding NAD-dependent protein deacetylase sirtuin-2 isoform X1: MPGRAARSANRRPRLWSLRQSRPAAGAAPPIGTRGWGRSANRGPRLGLLLQSARRARGTPGGAAAAGRPRPWRTRTAPRAAGPGRARGAGLPLLRPPSVTPPLSPQFPVPTRRRRSRTLSLRPRTPSRALRPTLTVVELLRTLLSRTLGLGGDKPEPVLDELSLQGVSRFLKSDRCKNVVCMVGAGISTSAGIPDFRSPGTGLYSNLQSYNLPYPEAIFEIGFFKKHPEPFFALARELYPGQFKPTVCHYFMRLLQDKGLLLRCYTQNIDTLERVAGLDPELLVEAHGTFFTSHCLRPSCRQPYGLAWMRERIFSSLVPKCEKCQGLVKPDIVFFGENLPSRFFALLESDFKKVDLLLIMGTSLQVQPFASLISRVPTNTPRLLINKEKTGQSDPLMSLMGFGGMDFDSDKAYRDVAWLGDCDSGCLALAELLGWKEDLEELVRREHAAIDAKGEDKDGADPQKHWGDKDEGDPKKSLGDKVKTQRDPEKSLGNKEKAQSDPKKSLGEKAKAQNDPEKPWEGSKDPPHSMGGATQN; this comes from the exons ATGCCGGGAAGAGCGGCGCGCTCCGCCAATCGGCGCCCGCGGCTGTGGTCGCTCCGCCAATCGCGACCCGCGGCTGGGGCCGCTCCGCCAATCGGCACCCGCGGCTGGGGCCGCTCCGCCAATCGCGGCCCgcggctggggctgctcctccaatcggcgcggcgggcgcggggcacGCCGGGAGGTGCTGCGGCCGCGGGCAGGCCGCGCCCATGGCGGACCCGGACAGCGCcgagggcggcggggccgggacggGCCCGGGGGGCGGGGCTCCCTCTCCTTCGGCCCCCGTCGGTGACCCCCCCACTGTCCCCGCAGTTCCCGGTGCCCACGAGGAGGAGGCGGAGCAGGACGCTGAGCCTCCG GCCTCGGACCCCGAGCCGGGCGCTTCGGCCGACGCTGACAGTGG TGGAGCTGCTGCGGACGCTCCTGTCCCGGACCTTGGGGCTCGGCGGGGACAAACCGGAGCCGGTGCTGGACGAGCTGAGCCTGCAGGGCGTGAGCCGCTTCCTGAAGAGCGACCGCT GTAAGAACGTCGTGTGCATGGTGGGCGCTGGCATTTCCACCT cCGCCGGGATCCCGGATTTCCGCTCCCCCGGCACCGGGCTGTACTCCAACCTGCAGAGCTACAACCTCCCCTATCCCGAGGCCATCTTCGAGATCGGTTTCTTCAAG AAACACCCAGAGCCCTTTTTCGCCCTCGCCCGTGAGCTCTACCCAGGGCAGTTCAAG CCCACAGTGTGTCACTACTTCATGCGGCTGCTGCAGGACAAAGGGCTCTTGCTGCGCTGCTACACCCAG AACATCGACACTCTGGAGAGGGTGGCGGGGCTGGACccggagctgctggtggaggCTCACGGCACCTTCTTCACGTCCCACTGCCTGCGGCCCTCGTGCCGCCAGCCCTACGGCCTGGCCTGGATGAGGG aGCGGATTTTTTCCTCCCTCGTTCCAAAATGTGAGAAATGCCAGGGGCTGGTGAAACCTG ACATTGTGTTTTTTGGGGAGAACCTCCCCTCACGCTTCTTCGCCCTCCTGGAGTCG GACTTTAAAAAAGTCGACTTGCTGCTCATCATGGGCACCTCGCTGCAGGTGCAGCCCTTCGCCTCCCTCATCAGCAG GGTCCCCACTAACACCCCAAGACTCCTGATCAACAAGGAGAAGACAGGGCAG AGTGATCCCCTGATGTCCCTGATGGGCTTTGGCGGGATGGACTTTGACTCAGACAAGGCCTACAG GGACGTGGCCTGGCTGGGGGACTGTGACAGCGGGTGCCTGGCTCTGGCTGAACTGTTAGGCTGGAAG GAGGACCTCGAGGAGCTGGTGCGGAGGGAACACGCGGCCATTGACGCCAAGGGGGAGGACAAGGACGGGGCGGACCCCCAAAAGCACTGGGGGGACAAGGATGAGGGGGACCCCAAAAAGAGCCTGGGGGACAAGGTGAAGACTCAAAGGGATCCCGAAAAGAGCCTGGGGAACAAGGAAAAAGCTCAAAGTGACCCCAAGAAGAGCCTGGGGGAGAAGGCCAAGGCTCAAAATGACCCTGAAAAGCCCTGGGAGGGCAGCAAGGACCCTCCCCATAGCATGGGGGGGGCAACCCAAAATTAA
- the MRPS12 gene encoding 28S ribosomal protein S12, mitochondrial isoform X1, which translates to MGGEGGWGALEMSLRAALRTAASLPRCSPRLLLPSLPPPPPSAAMATLNQMHRQGRPAPPPRKLGPTLGRPQIKGVVLKNLIRKPKKPNSANRRCVRVRLSTGREVIAFVPGEGHNLQEHHVVLVQGGRTQDLPGVKLTVVRGKYDCAHVQAKK; encoded by the exons ATGGGCGGGGAGGGCGGCTGGGG AGCCTTGGAGATGTCGCTCCGCGCCGCGCTCAGGACCGCGGCCTCGCTGCCCCGATGCA GTCCgcggctgctccttccctcgCTGCCGCCCCCTCCTCCATCCGCCGCCATGGCCACTCTGAACCAGATGCACCGGCAgggccgccccgcgccccctccccgcaAACTGGGGCCCACCCTGGGCCGCCCCCAGATAAAGGGGGTGGTGCTGAAGAACCTGATCCGAAAGCCCAAGAAGCCGAACTCGGCGAACCGCCGGTGTGTACGGGTGCGTCTCAGCACAGGCCGCGAGGTAATCGCCTTCGTGCCCGGCGAGGGCCACAACCTGCAGGAGCACCACGTTGTGCTGGTGCAGGGTGGGCGCACCCAGGACCTGCCCGGCGTCAAACTCACCGTGGTGCGTGGAAAGTACGACTGCGCCCACGTGCAGGCGAAGAAATGA
- the NFKBIB gene encoding NF-kappa-B inhibitor beta, which produces MAAAAPAAPAAPGEAKRPEGDEWCDSGLGSLGEGLLGPPLPASPGAESAEPLADPAAWLQHVLSFVTEDGDTALHLAVIHEHEEFLESILRHTEHSPYLDLQNDLGQSALHIAVVLGLAGAVQRLRAAGAGVAVRERGGHTPLHLACREGHPACARALLGGPPDCRDPPRDPRKEEEERRAQLESVNYDGYTPLHVAVLRCDLELVQLLLRAGADPDRPEPSCGRSPLHLAVEAQSPEVAECLLRGGAQPDSRTFSGFTPLYSARRRPDPRLPPLLRRFGAREPPPGDSSDSSDSEGRAEDSEDEYDDIIINSRRCPA; this is translated from the exons ATGGCGGCCGcggcccccgcggccccggcggcccccGGCGAGGCAAAGCGGCCCGAGGGCGACGAGTGGTGCGACAGCGGGCTGGGCTCGCTGGgcgaggggctgctggggccgccgctgcccgccAGCCCCGGAGCGGAGTCGGCCGAGCCCCTCGCCGACCCCGCGGCCTGGCTGCAGCACGTCCTGAGCTTCGTCACCGAGGACGGCGACAC GGCCCTGCACCTGGCCGTGATCCACGAGCACGAGGAGTTCCTGGAGTCCATCCTGCGGCACACCGAGCACTCGCCCTACCTGGATCTGCAGAACGACTTGGGCCag AGCGCGCTGCACATCGCcgtggtgctggggctggccGGGGCCGTGCAGCGGctgcgggcggcgggcgcgggcgtGGCCGTGCGGGAGCGGGGCGGTCACACCCCGCTGCACCTCGCCTGCCGCGAGGGCCACCCCGCCTGCGCCCGCGCCCTGCTGGGGGGGCCCCCCGACTgccgggaccccccccgggaTCCCcgcaaggaggaggaggagcggcgGGCACAGCTGGAGAGCGTCAACTACGACg GTTACACCCCCCTGCACGTGGCCGTCCTGCGCTGCGACCTGGAgctggtgcagctcctgctccgcGCCGGCGCTGACCCCGACCGGCCG GAGCCGAGCTGTGGCCGCAGCCCCCTGCACTTGGCCGTGGAGGCCCAGAGCCCCGAGGTGGCCGAGTGCCTCCTGCGGGGTGGGGCGCAGCCGGACTCCCGCACGTTCTCGGGGTTCACCCCCCTGTACAGCGCCCGGCGCCGCCCCGACCCCCGCCTGCCCCCCCTCCTGCGCCGATTCGGGGCCCGCGAGCCCCCCCCTGGTGACAGCAGCGACAGCAGCGACAGCGAGGGCAGGGCCGAGGACAGCGAG GACGAGTACGATGACATCATCATCAACAGCAGGCGCTGCCCGGCCTGA